A single Lactuca sativa cultivar Salinas chromosome 8, Lsat_Salinas_v11, whole genome shotgun sequence DNA region contains:
- the LOC111913231 gene encoding double-stranded RNA-binding protein 6 yields the protein MYKNQLQELAQRSCFNLPSYTCIREGPDHAPRFKATVNFNGDTYECRNYCTTLRQAEHSAAEVALNSLATHGPSNSLAAKILDETGVYKNLLQEVSQRVGSSLPTYTTTRSGLGHFPVFTCTVDLAGCIFTGEAAKNKKQAEKNAAMSAWLSLKLLAQQSETFSLQKGNIEIEEQEHVTVARALQKFRLKAKMTNIPFPIKFPTPKPKLATTQSPQSSTTTSKILPLIHPKTTKTRAHKFPAAEAPPYVPVGRFMAHCRIAPPVTIRNAIPVFSALPPRMGVAPPPPPPNQLFPVTIRRTVIEDVVKPLKEEERS from the exons ATGTATAAGAACCAGCTTCAAGAGCTGGCTCAGAGGAGCTGCTTTAACTTGCCATCGTATACGTGTATAAGAGAAGGTCCAGATCACGCGCCGCGTTTCAAGGCCACTGTCAACTTCAACGGCGATACATATGAGTGCCGGAACTACTGCACGACGCTGAGACAGGCGGAGCATTCCGCCGCTGAGGTGGCTCTCAATTCCCTTGCTACCCATGGCCCCTCTAATTCTTTAGCTGCTAAAATACTG GATGAAACAGGGGTGTACAAGAACCTTTTGCAAGAGGTGTCTCAAAGGGTAGGATCGTCATTACCAACATACACAACCACTAGATCGGGACTTGGGCATTTCCCTGTGTTCACCTGCACTGTAGATTTGGCTGGTTGCATATTTACAGGTGAAGCAGCTAAGAACAAGAAGCAAGCTGAAAAAAACGCAGCCATGTCTGCTTGGTTATCTCTAAAACTCT TGGCCCAACAATCAGAAACTTTTTCATTACAAAAGGGTAACATTGAGATTGAGGAGCAAGAACATGTCACAGTAGCTCGTGCTTTACAGAAGTTTAGGTTAAAGGCAAAAATGACTAATATACCCTTTCCAATTAAGTTTCCAACACCAAAACCAAAACTAGCTACTACACAATCACCtcaatcatctacaacaacttcAAAAATCCTTCCTTTAATACACCCTAAAACTACCAAAACCCGGGCCCACAAGTTCCCTGCAGCTGAAGCACCACCATATGTTCCTGTGGGCCGCTTCATGGCTCATTGTAGGATCGCGCCACCTGTCACTATACGTAACGCGATTCCTGTTTTCTCTGCTCTGCCGCCACGAATGGGTGtagcaccaccgccaccaccacctaaTCAGCTTTTTCCGGTGACTATCCGGCGAACTGTCATTGAAGATGTTGTGAAGCCATTAAAGGAAGAGGAGAGAAGTTGA
- the LOC111913232 gene encoding uncharacterized protein LOC111913232 isoform X2 has translation METTEDTRLNSEITEKVVQIFSHFMERVAKYEEQVVAGNRFLDTFRQALDFIRRSSIDNTSQLFENVIKANNTDRMQSYIKAGYTHASDRAENLNKLHKSHIQLLDIANKENNIIKELESLVEDLNLAIESANETLPQDLTPDLDDIFNEEQKVSFVPEKSKVIDYATMVALVYSMVKKDYLMQFAG, from the exons ATGGAAACAACAGAAGATACCAGATTGAACTCTGAAATAACAGAGAAAGTTGTCCAGATTTTTTCACATTTCATGGAAAG GGTTGCCAAATATGAGGAGCAAGTAGTTGCAGGGAATAGATTTCTGGATACCTTTCGTCAAGCTCTTG ATTTCATTCGAAGATCCTCCATTGACAACACATCACAACTCTTTGAAAACGTCATTAAAGCTAACAACACTGATAGAATGCAATCTTACATTAAAGCTGGATATACACACGCTTCTGATAGAGCTGAAAATCTCAACAAGT TGCATAAAAGCCATATCCAATTGTTGGATATTGCAAATAAAG AAAATAATATTATCAAAGAACTTGAATCCCTTGTTGAGGATTTAAATCTAGCAATAGAATCTGCAAATGAAACCTTACCACAAGATCTTACTCCTGATTTGGATGATATATTCAATGAG GAGCAAAAAGTGTCATTTGTCCCTGAGAAATCTAAGGTTATTGATTATGCAACCATGGTAGCTTTGGTATATAGCATGGTGAAAAAGGATTACCTTATGCAG TTCGCCGGATAG
- the LOC111913232 gene encoding uncharacterized protein LOC111913232 isoform X1 — METTEDTRLNSEITEKVVQIFSHFMERVAKYEEQVVAGNRFLDTFRQALDFIRRSSIDNTSQLFENVIKANNTDRMQSYIKAGYTHASDRAENLNKLHKSHIQLLDIANKENNIIKELESLVEDLNLAIESANETLPQDLTPDLDDIFNEEQKVSFVPEKSKVIDYATMVALVYSMVKKDYLMQEKIVSSLNLKTSSGELETYCLMWSLRPFVNDEIMQKAWRLIP; from the exons ATGGAAACAACAGAAGATACCAGATTGAACTCTGAAATAACAGAGAAAGTTGTCCAGATTTTTTCACATTTCATGGAAAG GGTTGCCAAATATGAGGAGCAAGTAGTTGCAGGGAATAGATTTCTGGATACCTTTCGTCAAGCTCTTG ATTTCATTCGAAGATCCTCCATTGACAACACATCACAACTCTTTGAAAACGTCATTAAAGCTAACAACACTGATAGAATGCAATCTTACATTAAAGCTGGATATACACACGCTTCTGATAGAGCTGAAAATCTCAACAAGT TGCATAAAAGCCATATCCAATTGTTGGATATTGCAAATAAAG AAAATAATATTATCAAAGAACTTGAATCCCTTGTTGAGGATTTAAATCTAGCAATAGAATCTGCAAATGAAACCTTACCACAAGATCTTACTCCTGATTTGGATGATATATTCAATGAG GAGCAAAAAGTGTCATTTGTCCCTGAGAAATCTAAGGTTATTGATTATGCAACCATGGTAGCTTTGGTATATAGCATGGTGAAAAAGGATTACCTTATGCAG GAAAAGATTGTTTCTTCACTTAATCTAAAGACATCATCAGGAGAACTAGAGACATATTGTTTGATGTGGTCATTACGCCCTTTTGTGAATGATGAAATTATGCAAAAAGCTTGGAGACTAATTCCATAA
- the LOC111913229 gene encoding CASP-like protein 5A1, which translates to MSSRSRPLVHPFDVEVPQLREEAAVNNGDPHEDTVIMKDVQGMPGTSVGLALRLFQFAFAAVSVAVMAATSDFPSVTAFRYLVAALSLQCLWSLSLAIVDVYALLVKRCLRNSRVLGFFTIGDGITSTLTFAAACASAGITVLISSDFNNCAENHCTRFETSTAMAFVSWFLVFPSFFLNFWSLASR; encoded by the exons ATGAGCAGTAGAAGCCGACCGTTGGTGCATCCGTTTGATGTTGAAGTTCCTCAATTGAGAGAAGAAGCCGCTGTTAATAATGGGGATCCACATGAAGatactgtgataatgaaggacGTTCAAGGGATGCCCGGAACATCCGTCGGCCTCGCCTTGCGTCTATTTCAATTCGCTTTCGCCGCCGTTTCAGTTGCTGTCATGGCCGCCACCAGTGACTTCCCTTCCGTCACCGCTTTCCG GTACCTTGTTGCAGCTCTAAGCTTGCAATGCCTGTGGAGTCTTTCGCTTGCCATTGTTGATGTTTATGCTCTTTTAGTGAAGCGTTGTTTAAGAAATTCAAGAGTTCTTGGTTTCTTCACTATCGGAGATGGG ATTACATCTACGCTTACATTTGCAGCAGCTTGTGCATCTGCAGGAATAACTGTTCTTATCAGTAGCGACTTCAATAATTGTGCAGAAAATCATTGCACAAGGTTTGAAACTTCAACTGCAATGGCTTTTGTTAGCTGGTTTTTGGTTTTCCCTtcatttttcttgaatttttggtCTCTGGCATCGAGATAA